The endosymbiont of Bathymodiolus septemdierum str. Myojin knoll sequence ATGATTTTCAGGGAACAAATCGCGATTTTCTCTCAGCCAGGTGCGATGGCAGGTGCTGATTTAGAAGCTGTTGTTAAAAAAGCACAAACCTTAGATATGGATAAAGTCCGCGAAGAAGTCGCTAAAGAAACAAATTAAATGAAACGCCGATAACTCTCTTCACTAAACCCAGCCTCAATATCACCCTCTACTACTAGAATAGGGCGCTTGATAAGTGTTGGGTTTTTTAATGTTAACGCCAACGAGATATTTTGCTTCTCAGTATCGCTAAAATTACGATAAGTGGTTGAGCGTTTATTGATAACCTTTTCCCAGCCTAACACCTTAATAAAACTTTGCAAGGTTTGTTCGTCAATCGGGTTTTGGCGAAAATCAATAAATTCAAAATTAACACCTTGTGCTGTTAGGAATTTCTGTGCTTTTTTAACGGCATCACAGTTTTTAATGCCATACATTTTTATCATTATCTTTCAAAAGGCGGCTTGTTCGTCTTGCTCCGTAGCCAATTAAGGGTTTTAAAAGTGGTTTCGTTGTTGATGAGTTTAAACTCTAGAGTGCGCTTACCAGGAAACTCCATTAAGAATAATCCCAATAAGATTGAGACAATACCCTGGCCTGGAGTGATAAGCATAATAATACCGGCGAGTAACAAGGTAAATCCAAATAGGTTTTTAATAATGAGAAGTATTAACTGCCAGGCATTTTTAATTTCGATTTTATGTGGTTTATTGGGCGCAAAATAATCAACAGGTACTTTGCCTAATAACCACGGCATCATTAATAAACTAACGATGAAAATGAGGGCTGAGATAATACCTAGCATTATCATTATATCTTCATATTCA is a genomic window containing:
- a CDS encoding Spx/MgsR family RNA polymerase-binding regulatory protein; translation: MIKMYGIKNCDAVKKAQKFLTAQGVNFEFIDFRQNPIDEQTLQSFIKVLGWEKVINKRSTTYRNFSDTEKQNISLALTLKNPTLIKRPILVVEGDIEAGFSEESYRRFI
- a CDS encoding PGPGW domain-containing protein, which encodes MIDFIKNLLIEYEDIMIMLGIISALIFIVSLLMMPWLLGKVPVDYFAPNKPHKIEIKNAWQLILLIIKNLFGFTLLLAGIIMLITPGQGIVSILLGLFLMEFPGKRTLEFKLINNETTFKTLNWLRSKTNKPPFER